A single window of Crassostrea angulata isolate pt1a10 chromosome 8, ASM2561291v2, whole genome shotgun sequence DNA harbors:
- the LOC128160390 gene encoding uncharacterized protein LOC128160390 produces the protein MNGLNHMKGMTKPVNLCRVVERINNFLLPTSSRNECIPFYVDYKQVGIVQPDVALLLQEHPEIFTVSSTAIHLNNKYGSCEERTEIMKVFLNGLREAGHLNRALKGWRNETYNIRHSMSEPVLFRMERSAAGPFGVTTYGCHINGYTYKNGEMMMWVAKRSPTKQTYPNLLDQFVAGGLSSGLGFRECAEKECQEEASVPEKYLKNLKSTGTVSYVHEDERGVHPEVEFIYDLKLPEDFEPINADGEVQEFKLYPVTQLQEMIVLDSFKPNSAAIVLDFLIRHNIINPDNEPSYCFLVEMLHYPVQTLFNTLPTEA, from the exons ATGAACGGTCTGAACCACATGAAGGGAATGACCAAGCCAGTTAACTTGTGTAGAGTAGTGGAAAGGataaacaattttcttttaccAA CATCGAGCCGCAACGAGTGCATTCCCTTCTACGTGGATTACAAACAAGTGGGAATAGTTCAACCAGACGTTGCCCTACTGCTTCAGGAACACCCAGAAATCTTCACAGTCAGCAGCACGGCCATACACCTCAACAACAAGTATGGATCCTGCGAGGAGAGGACCGAGATCATGAAAGTATTTCTGAATGGTCTGAGGGAGGCAGGGCATCTTAACAGAGCCCTGAAGGGGTGGAGAAATGAG ACCTACAACATTCGTCATTCCATGAGTGAACCAGTCTTGTTCAGAATGGAGCGCTCCGCTGCTG GACCTTTCGGAGTGACAACTTATGGATGTCATATCAATGGTTACACGTATAAGAACGGGGAGATGATGATGTGGGTAGCCAAGCGCTCACCAACCAAGCAGACCTACCCCAATCTGTTGGACCAGTTC GTAGCCGGGGGGCTGAGCTCCGGTCTAGGATTCAGAGAGTGTGCTGAGAAGGAATGTCAAGAAGAAGCATCTGTGCCTGAAAAATATCTCAAGAATCTCAAGTCTACAGGAACAGTCAG CTATGTTCATGAAGATGAGAGGGGAGTTCACCCTGAAGTGGAGTTTATATATGACTTGAAGCTCCCTGAGGACTTTGAACCAATCAATGCCGATGGAGAAGTTCAAGAGTTCAAACTGTACCCAGTGACCCag TTACAAGAAATGATTGTCCTTGATTCATTCAAGCCAAATAGTGCGGCCATTGTTCTGGACTTTCTTATACGACACAACATTATTAATCCTGATAATG AACCGTCCTATTGTTTTCTGGTGGAAATGCTACACTACCCTGTACAGACTTTGTTTAACACACTCCCCACAGAAGCCTGA
- the LOC128161297 gene encoding tRNA wybutosine-synthesizing protein 5-like isoform X3, with translation MEELGLSLTSPKENPTAFVELIDVSGSRLQETALRATEDLSVDQFTNVLDPSSTIPCISETQTDTVLAEFEPCNLSDSGSGISESGYNSDRDNRMENSFALSQTTFQLFLMNLQMRRICPWNMHKFRRMQRVKRILLLALIVFIVLILIGGAIFIYFTRKGQTEVVEEDFPVLKSTPRSVFFNPMHVLMFDKNETKIENPPKKCEPLQIFTDVNNVLHERKPVILRGQDIGNVTETWSSVDYLAEKGGTKPVKIHVSPVPQMDFINKNFAYKSLPFNEFVKRAAEETHKEFFISEGEKYYLRALGDDVRKDIADIKVQFPELASDLIIPDLFPKDRFFSSVFRIASKGLQLWTHYDVMDNILIQISGRKRVVLFDPADAHNLYLNGDKSEVLDIDNPDPEKFPKFYAATRYEGELEPGDILFIPALWFHNVVSLDFGVAVNVFWKHLEDNMYDNKDIYGNKDLQPAARAMQIVDRAIKTLEELSPVYRDFYARRLVSKIESKCYNKTHVT, from the exons ATGGAAGAACTTGGACTGTCGTTAACATCACCCAAAGAAAATCCCACTGCATTCGTTGAACTAATTGATGTCAGTGGTTCTCGACTTCAGGAGACGGCACTTCGTGCTACTGAGGACCTTTCTGTGGACCAGTTCACCAACGTGTTAGACCCCAGTTCTACAATTCCCTGCATTTCTGAGACCCAGACAGATACCGTGCTTGCTGAATTCGAACCCTGCAATTTGTCGGATTCAGGGTCTGGTATTTCGGAATCGGGGTACAACTCAGACCGCGACAACAGAATGGAGAACAGCTTCGCTCTGTCGCAGACGACATTCCAGTTATTTCTGATGAACCTTCAGATGCGTAGAATCTGTCCCTG GAATATGCACAAGTTTCGGAGGATGCAGAGGGTGAAAAGAATATTGCTACTGGCACTAATTGTGTTTATTGTACTAATTCTTATCGGTGGTGCcattttcatttactttacaAGGAAAGGTCAGACAGAGGTCGTAGAGGAGGATTTTCCTGTATTGAAGTCCACTCCGAGAAGTGTGTTTTTCAATCCGATGCATGTTCttatgtttgataaaaatgaaactaaaatCGAGAATCCGCCT aaaaaatgtgAACCTCTTCAAATATTTACGGATGTCAATAATGTGTTACATGAG AGGAAACCTGTGATTTTGAGGGGACAGGATATTGGGAATGTCACAGAGACATGGAGTTCTGTGGATTACCTAGCAGAGAAGGGTGGGACCAAACCTGTCAAAATCCACGTGTCTCCAGTACCTCAAATGGACTTCatcaacaaaaactttgcatacaa ATCACTACCATTCaatgaatttgttaaaagagCAGCAGAGGAAACCCACAAAGAATTCTTCATATCAgag GGAGAGAAGTATTATCTGCGAGCCTTAGGTGATGATGTCAGAAAGGACATAGCCGACATAAAAGTACAGTTTCCAGAGTTGGCGTCAGACCTGATTATTCCAGATCTTTTCCCAAAGGACAGGTTTTTCTCCAGTGTGTTCCGAATAGCATCCAAAGGGCTACAACTCTGGACACATTATGAT GTGATGGACAACATCCTGATCCAGATCAGCGGCAGGAAGAGAGTGGTGCTATTTGATCCGGCTGATGCTCACAACCTATACCTGAATG GTGATAAGTCAGAAGTTCTAGACATAGATAATCCTGACCCTGAAAAATTCCCAAAGTTTTATGCAGCTACGAGATACGAGGGGGAACTAGAGCCAGGGGATATTCTATTTATTCCAG CCCTGTGGTTCCATAATGTGGTGTCTCTGGACTTCGGTGTGGCAGTGAATGTGTTTTGGAAACACCTTGAGGACAATATGTACGATAATAAGGACATTTACGGTAACAAGGACCTGCAGCCCGCAGCGAGAGCTATGCAGATAGTCGACCGCGCCATAAAAACCCTAGAGGAATTATCCCCCGTGTATAGAGACTTCTACGCCAGAAGACTGGTGTCTAAAATAGAGAGcaaatgttataataaaacCCATGTCACATAA
- the LOC128161297 gene encoding tRNA wybutosine-synthesizing protein 5-like isoform X2 — protein MEPFLYPMTSLSHHWDRLLRSEEARTSNRSPPQSAHQLMPGLQGLINDLPTNRMEELGLSLTSPKENPTAFVELIDVSGSRLQETALRATEDLSVDQFTNVLDPSSTIPCISETQTDTVLAEFEPCNLSDSGSGISESGYNSDRDNRMENSFALSQTTFQLFLMNLQMRRICPWNMHKFRRMQRVKRILLLALIVFIVLILIGGAIFIYFTRKGQTEVVEEDFPVLKSTPRSVFFNPMHVLMFDKNETKIENPPKKCEPLQIFTDVNNVLHERKPVILRGQDIGNVTETWSSVDYLAEKGGTKPVKIHVSPVPQMDFINKNFAYKSLPFNEFVKRAAEETHKEFFISEGEKYYLRALGDDVRKDIADIKVQFPELASDLIIPDLFPKDRFFSSVFRIASKGLQLWTHYDVMDNILIQISGRKRVVLFDPADAHNLYLNGDKSEVLDIDNPDPEKFPKFYAATRYEGELEPGDILFIPALWFHNVVSLDFGVAVNVFWKHLEDNMYDNKDIYGNKDLQPAARAMQIVDRAIKTLEELSPVYRDFYARRLVSKIESKCYNKTHVT, from the exons ATGGAGCCATTTCTGTATCCGATGACATCTCTGTCACATCACTGGGATCGGCTGTTACGTAGTGAGGAGGCCCGCACCAGTAACAGATCACCGCCACAGTCCGCTCATCAGCTGATGCCAGGCTTGCAGGGACTGATAAACGACCTACCGACCAACAG GATGGAAGAACTTGGACTGTCGTTAACATCACCCAAAGAAAATCCCACTGCATTCGTTGAACTAATTGATGTCAGTGGTTCTCGACTTCAGGAGACGGCACTTCGTGCTACTGAGGACCTTTCTGTGGACCAGTTCACCAACGTGTTAGACCCCAGTTCTACAATTCCCTGCATTTCTGAGACCCAGACAGATACCGTGCTTGCTGAATTCGAACCCTGCAATTTGTCGGATTCAGGGTCTGGTATTTCGGAATCGGGGTACAACTCAGACCGCGACAACAGAATGGAGAACAGCTTCGCTCTGTCGCAGACGACATTCCAGTTATTTCTGATGAACCTTCAGATGCGTAGAATCTGTCCCTG GAATATGCACAAGTTTCGGAGGATGCAGAGGGTGAAAAGAATATTGCTACTGGCACTAATTGTGTTTATTGTACTAATTCTTATCGGTGGTGCcattttcatttactttacaAGGAAAGGTCAGACAGAGGTCGTAGAGGAGGATTTTCCTGTATTGAAGTCCACTCCGAGAAGTGTGTTTTTCAATCCGATGCATGTTCttatgtttgataaaaatgaaactaaaatCGAGAATCCGCCT aaaaaatgtgAACCTCTTCAAATATTTACGGATGTCAATAATGTGTTACATGAG AGGAAACCTGTGATTTTGAGGGGACAGGATATTGGGAATGTCACAGAGACATGGAGTTCTGTGGATTACCTAGCAGAGAAGGGTGGGACCAAACCTGTCAAAATCCACGTGTCTCCAGTACCTCAAATGGACTTCatcaacaaaaactttgcatacaa ATCACTACCATTCaatgaatttgttaaaagagCAGCAGAGGAAACCCACAAAGAATTCTTCATATCAgag GGAGAGAAGTATTATCTGCGAGCCTTAGGTGATGATGTCAGAAAGGACATAGCCGACATAAAAGTACAGTTTCCAGAGTTGGCGTCAGACCTGATTATTCCAGATCTTTTCCCAAAGGACAGGTTTTTCTCCAGTGTGTTCCGAATAGCATCCAAAGGGCTACAACTCTGGACACATTATGAT GTGATGGACAACATCCTGATCCAGATCAGCGGCAGGAAGAGAGTGGTGCTATTTGATCCGGCTGATGCTCACAACCTATACCTGAATG GTGATAAGTCAGAAGTTCTAGACATAGATAATCCTGACCCTGAAAAATTCCCAAAGTTTTATGCAGCTACGAGATACGAGGGGGAACTAGAGCCAGGGGATATTCTATTTATTCCAG CCCTGTGGTTCCATAATGTGGTGTCTCTGGACTTCGGTGTGGCAGTGAATGTGTTTTGGAAACACCTTGAGGACAATATGTACGATAATAAGGACATTTACGGTAACAAGGACCTGCAGCCCGCAGCGAGAGCTATGCAGATAGTCGACCGCGCCATAAAAACCCTAGAGGAATTATCCCCCGTGTATAGAGACTTCTACGCCAGAAGACTGGTGTCTAAAATAGAGAGcaaatgttataataaaacCCATGTCACATAA
- the LOC128161297 gene encoding tRNA wybutosine-synthesizing protein 5-like isoform X1, which produces MEPFLYPMTSLSHHWDRLLRSEEARTSNRSPPQSAHQLMPGLQGLINDLPTNRQILKTPRMEELGLSLTSPKENPTAFVELIDVSGSRLQETALRATEDLSVDQFTNVLDPSSTIPCISETQTDTVLAEFEPCNLSDSGSGISESGYNSDRDNRMENSFALSQTTFQLFLMNLQMRRICPWNMHKFRRMQRVKRILLLALIVFIVLILIGGAIFIYFTRKGQTEVVEEDFPVLKSTPRSVFFNPMHVLMFDKNETKIENPPKKCEPLQIFTDVNNVLHERKPVILRGQDIGNVTETWSSVDYLAEKGGTKPVKIHVSPVPQMDFINKNFAYKSLPFNEFVKRAAEETHKEFFISEGEKYYLRALGDDVRKDIADIKVQFPELASDLIIPDLFPKDRFFSSVFRIASKGLQLWTHYDVMDNILIQISGRKRVVLFDPADAHNLYLNGDKSEVLDIDNPDPEKFPKFYAATRYEGELEPGDILFIPALWFHNVVSLDFGVAVNVFWKHLEDNMYDNKDIYGNKDLQPAARAMQIVDRAIKTLEELSPVYRDFYARRLVSKIESKCYNKTHVT; this is translated from the exons ATGGAGCCATTTCTGTATCCGATGACATCTCTGTCACATCACTGGGATCGGCTGTTACGTAGTGAGGAGGCCCGCACCAGTAACAGATCACCGCCACAGTCCGCTCATCAGCTGATGCCAGGCTTGCAGGGACTGATAAACGACCTACCGACCAACAGGCAG ATCTTAAAGACTCCGAG GATGGAAGAACTTGGACTGTCGTTAACATCACCCAAAGAAAATCCCACTGCATTCGTTGAACTAATTGATGTCAGTGGTTCTCGACTTCAGGAGACGGCACTTCGTGCTACTGAGGACCTTTCTGTGGACCAGTTCACCAACGTGTTAGACCCCAGTTCTACAATTCCCTGCATTTCTGAGACCCAGACAGATACCGTGCTTGCTGAATTCGAACCCTGCAATTTGTCGGATTCAGGGTCTGGTATTTCGGAATCGGGGTACAACTCAGACCGCGACAACAGAATGGAGAACAGCTTCGCTCTGTCGCAGACGACATTCCAGTTATTTCTGATGAACCTTCAGATGCGTAGAATCTGTCCCTG GAATATGCACAAGTTTCGGAGGATGCAGAGGGTGAAAAGAATATTGCTACTGGCACTAATTGTGTTTATTGTACTAATTCTTATCGGTGGTGCcattttcatttactttacaAGGAAAGGTCAGACAGAGGTCGTAGAGGAGGATTTTCCTGTATTGAAGTCCACTCCGAGAAGTGTGTTTTTCAATCCGATGCATGTTCttatgtttgataaaaatgaaactaaaatCGAGAATCCGCCT aaaaaatgtgAACCTCTTCAAATATTTACGGATGTCAATAATGTGTTACATGAG AGGAAACCTGTGATTTTGAGGGGACAGGATATTGGGAATGTCACAGAGACATGGAGTTCTGTGGATTACCTAGCAGAGAAGGGTGGGACCAAACCTGTCAAAATCCACGTGTCTCCAGTACCTCAAATGGACTTCatcaacaaaaactttgcatacaa ATCACTACCATTCaatgaatttgttaaaagagCAGCAGAGGAAACCCACAAAGAATTCTTCATATCAgag GGAGAGAAGTATTATCTGCGAGCCTTAGGTGATGATGTCAGAAAGGACATAGCCGACATAAAAGTACAGTTTCCAGAGTTGGCGTCAGACCTGATTATTCCAGATCTTTTCCCAAAGGACAGGTTTTTCTCCAGTGTGTTCCGAATAGCATCCAAAGGGCTACAACTCTGGACACATTATGAT GTGATGGACAACATCCTGATCCAGATCAGCGGCAGGAAGAGAGTGGTGCTATTTGATCCGGCTGATGCTCACAACCTATACCTGAATG GTGATAAGTCAGAAGTTCTAGACATAGATAATCCTGACCCTGAAAAATTCCCAAAGTTTTATGCAGCTACGAGATACGAGGGGGAACTAGAGCCAGGGGATATTCTATTTATTCCAG CCCTGTGGTTCCATAATGTGGTGTCTCTGGACTTCGGTGTGGCAGTGAATGTGTTTTGGAAACACCTTGAGGACAATATGTACGATAATAAGGACATTTACGGTAACAAGGACCTGCAGCCCGCAGCGAGAGCTATGCAGATAGTCGACCGCGCCATAAAAACCCTAGAGGAATTATCCCCCGTGTATAGAGACTTCTACGCCAGAAGACTGGTGTCTAAAATAGAGAGcaaatgttataataaaacCCATGTCACATAA